One Elephas maximus indicus isolate mEleMax1 chromosome 18, mEleMax1 primary haplotype, whole genome shotgun sequence genomic region harbors:
- the LOC126061651 gene encoding small nuclear ribonucleoprotein Sm D1-like gives MKHVRFLMKLRHETVTTELKNGVRDCGTITGVDVSMNTHPKSVKMTLRNREPVQLEMLSIRGNNIEYFILPDSLPLDTLLVDVKPRVKSKTREAIAGRGQG, from the exons ATGAAGCACGTGAGATTTTTGATGAAATTGAGGCACGAAACTGTAACCACTGAGTTGAAGAATGGAGTACGGGACTGTGGAACCATCACAGGTGTGGATGTCAGCATGA ATACGCATCCTAAATCTGTGAAAATGACCCTGAGGAACAGGGAACCTGTACAGCTGGAAATGCTGAGTATTCGAGGAAATAACATTGAGTATTTTATTCTGCCAGACAGCTTGCCTCTGGATACACTACTTGTGGATGTTAAACCCAGGGTGAAATCTAAGACAAGGGAAGCCATTGCCGGAAGAGGCCAAGGCTGA